A region from the Lolium perenne isolate Kyuss_39 chromosome 4, Kyuss_2.0, whole genome shotgun sequence genome encodes:
- the LOC127296972 gene encoding uncharacterized protein: MGASLSLVPLIDYFTRREFLAAGLRPHSVTLPYLYDGGDGKSSSTCTVHYWAPPGEPKLPPLLLIHGFGPQATWQWRCQVGPLSRQFHIIVPDLLGFGGSSWDYPTAPPPSEATQAAALAALLDSVEGLKGKRVAVAGTSYGGFVAYWLARAAGPGRVGPVVIASSDVLKTAADDREFLKRAGEEWGAVHELLLPAEPAAMRRVMQMAAHRAPPVMMSPDFVLRDFIQKLYTNREQLSHVFKGITVGTDKFQVTPLSQEVLIVWGEHDQLFPVEKAFAIQRALDGKARVEIMKETGHAPQLEDPARFNEIVLDFLLAADKHAEPSINRSSL, translated from the exons ATGGGGGCAAGCCTAAGCCTCGTGCCGCTCATCGACTACTTCACCCGCCGCGAGTTCCTCGCCGCCGGCCTCCGCCCCCACTCCGTCACGCTCCCCTACCTCTACGACGGTGGCGACGGCAAGTCGTCGTCGACCTGCACCGTGCACTACTGGGCCCCGCCGGGCGAGCCGAAGCTCCCGCCTTTGCTGCTTATTCACGGCTTTGGCCCTCAGGCCACTTGGCAGTGGCGCTGCCAGGTGGGTCCATTGTCCCGCCAATTCCACATCATCGTCCCAGACCTGCTCGGCTTCGGCGGCAGCTCGTGGGACTACCCCACGGCGCCCCCACCGTCGGAGGCCACCCAGGCGGCTGCGCTCGCGGCGCTGCTGGACTCAGTGGAGGGGCTGAAGGGCAAGCGCGTGGCCGTAGCGGGGACGAGCTACGGCGGGTTCGTGGCGTACTGGCTAGCGCGCGCGGCGGGGCCCGGGAGAGTCGGCCCCGTGGTGATCGCGAGCTCGGACGTGCTCAAGACGGCGGCTGACGACCGCGAGTTCCTGAAGAGGGCCGGCGAAGAGTGGGGCGCCGTGCACGAGCTGCTTCTTCCAGCCGAGCCCGCCGCCATGAGGAGGGTGATGCAGATGGCAGCGCACCGCGCGCCGCCGGTGATGATGTCGCCGGACTTCGTCCTCCGGGACTTCATCCAG AAACTCTACACAAATAGGGAACAACTTAGCCATGTTTTCAAGGGGATCACGGTCGGCACAGACAAGTTCCAAGTAACACCGCTCTCTCAG GAGGTGCTGATTGTCTGGGGAGAGCATGACCAATTGTTCCCGGTGGAGAAAGCTTTTGCAATTCAGAG GGCTTTGGATGGGAAAGCAAGAGTGGAGATCATGAAGGAAACAGGCCATGCTCCACAGCTTGAGGACCCGGCCCGGTTCAACGAGATCGTGTTGGACTTCTTGCTGGCTGCCGACAAGCATGCAGAACCTTCCATCAATCGCAGCTCTCTATGA
- the LOC127296969 gene encoding uncharacterized protein, whose product MGASLSLVPAIDYFARREFLAAGLRPHSVTLPYPDDGGDGKSSSTCTVHYWASPGEPKLPPLLLIHGFGPRATWQWRCQVGPLSRQFHIIVPDLLGFGGSSWDSPTSPPPSEATQAAALSALLDSVEGLKGKHVAVAGTSYGGFVAYWLARAAGAGRVGPVVIASSDVLKTAADDRGFLKRAGEGWSGVHELLLPSQPAAMRRLMQMAVYRPPPPMMTPDFVLRDFIQKLFTDKREQLIHLFKGITVGTDKFQVTPLSQEVLIVWGEHDQLFPIEKAFAIQRALDGKARVEIIKKTGHAPQLEDPASFNKIVLDFLLASDKPADPSINGSSL is encoded by the exons ATGGGGGCAAGCCTCAGCCTCGTGCCGGCCATCGACTACTTCGCCCGCCGCGAGTTCCTAGCCGCCGGCCTCCGGCCCCATTCAGTCACACTCCCCTAccccgacgacggcggcgacggcaagTCGTCGTCGACGTGCACCGTGCACTACTGGGCCTCACCGGGCGAGCCGAAGCTCCCGCCACTTCTGCTCATCCACGGCTTCGGCCCTCGGGCCACATGGCAGTGGCGCTGCCAGGTGGGCCCACTGTCCCGCCAGTTCCACATTATCGTCCCGGACCTGCTCGGCTTCGGCGGAAGCTCATGGGACTCCcccacgtcgccaccgccgtcgGAGGCCACGCAGGCGGCGGCACTCTCAGCGCTGCTGGACTCGGTGGAGGGGCTGAAGGGCAAGCACGTGGCCGTGGCGGGGACGAGCTACGGCGGCTTCGTCGCGTATTGGCTAGCGCGCGCGGCGGGGGCCGGGAGAGTCGGCCCCGTGGTCATCGCGAGCTCGGACGTGCTCAAGACGGCGGCCGATGACCGCGGGTTTCTGAAGAGGGCCGGCGAAGGGTGGAGCGGCGTGCACGAGCTGCTCCTGCCATCCCAGCCGGCCGCCATGAGGAGGCTGATGCAGATGGCAGTgtaccggccgccgccgccgatgatgacgcccgACTTCGTCCTCCGGGACTTCATCCAG AAACTTTTCACGGACAAAAGGGAGCAacttatccatcttttcaaggggatCACGGTCGGCACGGACAAGTTCCAAGTGACACCATTATCTCAG GAAGTGCTAATTGTCTGGGGAGAACATGACCAACTGTTTCCAATAGAGAAGGCTTTTGCAATTCAGAG GGCTTTGGACGGGAAAGCAAGAGTGGAGATCATAAAGAAAACAGGCCATGCTCCACAGCTCGAGGACCCGGCCAGCTTCAACAAGATCGTGCTAGACTTCTTGCTGGCTTCTGACAAGCCTGCAGATCCTTCCATCAATGGCAGCTCCCTATGA
- the LOC127296970 gene encoding uncharacterized protein, translating into MGISFLPVMEYLARRAFLAAGLCSQTATLPCEAGGTRTIHYWAPPGEPRLPPLLLVHGFGPMATWQWRRQVVPFSRRYHVVVPDLLCFGGSSPCPSSPPPSESAQAAALAALLDALPGLVKTTRVTVVGTSYGGFVAYALARAAGPGRVGPVVISNSDLLKTVEDDRALLQRAGGELASTADLLMPLDSRTARRLMELTFYRRQVTAMLPDFLIGEIVQKLFIDKREDKIELMKAVTVGTDEFQVIPLEQDVLLIWGDHDQIFPLDKAFAVKRCLGENVRLEIFKETGHVPQMEDPNRFNEVVFDFLLASLKSPNQHDQY; encoded by the exons ATGGGCATCAGCTTCCTCCCAGTGATGGAGTACCTCGCCCGCCGAGCCTTCCTCGCCGCCGGCCTGTGCTCCCAAACCGCCACCCTCCCCTGCGAAGCCGGTGGGACCCGAACCATCCACTACTGGGCGCCGCCGGGGGAGCCGCGCCTCCCGCCGCTCCTCCTCGTCCACGGCTTCGGCCCCATGGCCACCTGGCAGTGGCGCCGCCAGGTAGTGCCCTTCTCCCGCCGCTACCACGTCGTCGTCCCGGACCTCCTCTGCTTCGGTGGCTCCTCCCCCTGCCCCTCCTCCCCGCCACCCTCCGAGTCGGCGCAGGCGGCCGCGCTCGCCGCGCTGCTCGACGCGCTCCCTGGACTGGTGAAGACGACGCGCGTCACCGTGGTCGGCACGAGCTACGGCGGGTTCGTGGCCTACGCCCTGGCGCGCGCGGCGGGGCCCGGGAGGGTCGGCCCCGTGGTGATATCCAACTCCGACCTGCTCAAGACGGTGGAGGACGACAGGGCGCTGCTCCAGCGCGCCGGCGGCGAGCTGGCGAGCACGGCCGACCTGCTCATGCCGCTGGACTCGCGAACCGCGCGCCGGCTCATGGAGCTCACGTTCTACCGGAGGCAGGTCACCGCAATGCTGCCGGACTTCTTGATCGGAGAGATCGTGCAG AAACTTTTCATCGATAAGAGGGAAGACAAGATCGAGCTTATGAAGGCTGTAACTGTAGGCACTGATGAGTTTCAGGTTATACCCTTGGAGCAG GATGTTTTGCTCATCTGGGGAGACCATGACCAGATATTCCCGTTGGACAAGGCATTTGCGGTCAAGAG GTGCTTAGGAGAGAATGTCAGACTGGAAATCTTCAAAGAAACCGGGCATGTGCCTCAGATGGAGGACCCGAATCGGTTCAATGAGGTCGTCTTCGACTTCTTGCTTGCCTCTCTAAAGTCCCCAAACCAACATGATCAATACTAG
- the LOC127296971 gene encoding ylmG homolog protein 2, chloroplastic, translating into MASPHADPASAPPLLLAIRHIPFPGVHQPRAFPSPDLAPLARRLDELAAAAAAHPLLKPLFDFHDHLSTFSQSRRQRMVAMRQAACPLAGNGEGCFAAVLGGSVAGMVVSNGVNSFLSLYNTVLVIRLVLTWFPNTPPVIVSPLSTVCDPYLNLFRGIVPPLGGLDLSPILAFLVLNALTGTAAALPAELPSQSAAASGSVHPDELTANQRKWMRRFRSAKSQEADGAH; encoded by the exons atggcctcgccGCACGCCGACCCCGCATCGGCGCCGCCCCTCCTGCTCGCGATACGCCACATCCCCTTTCCCGGCGTCCACCAGCCGCGCGCGTTTCCGTCCCCGGACCTCGCCCCCCTTGCGCGCCGCCTCGACGAGCTCGCGGCCGCCGCGGCCGCCCACCCGCTCCTGAAGCCGCTCTTCGACTTCCACGACCACCTCTCCACCTTCTCCCAG AGCAGGAGGCAGAGGATGGTGGCGATGCGGCAGGCGGCGTGCCCGCTGGCCGGCAACGGCGAGGGCTGCTTCGCGGCGGTGCTGGGCGGCTCCGTGGCCGGGATGGTTGTGTCCAACGGCGTCAACAGCTTCCTCAGCCTCTACAACACCGTGCTCGTCATCAGGCTCGTCCTCACCTGGTTCCCCAACACGCCGCCCGTCATCGTCTCGCCCCTCAG CACGGTGTGTGACCCGTACCTGAACCTCTTCCGCGGCATCGTCCCACCACTCGGTGGACTGGACCTTTCCCCCATCCTCGCGTTCCTGGTCCTCAACGCTCTCACCGGCACCGCCGCGGCACTCCCGGCCGAGCTCCCCAGCCAAAGCGCTGCTGCGTCCGGGTCGGTGCACCCTGACGAACTCACTGCGAACCAGAGGAAATGGATGCGGAGATTCCGCTCGGCGAAATCACAGGAGGCAGACGGTGCTCACTAG